In the Hyphomicrobiales bacterium genome, one interval contains:
- a CDS encoding Transcriptional regulator, GntR family gives MGTIRKAIETLVDDGLLVRTRGRGTFIRRPSFEKSLYRAFRDPNLPVEAAGEGYPDPITGVGPIQASAVLVDPEPPQATLDKLRLRKVQDVIELRRLTSVGGKPELSERIWLPRKRFHGLLELGEGSLNGLLYPIYEASCSQLVASVVETLSIDSATEADGVTGARPGEPMVVLTRIAYDYAGEPMEYRAARGAAGAFTFSVEIR, from the coding sequence ATGGGCACCATTCGCAAGGCAATCGAGACTCTGGTCGACGATGGGCTACTGGTGCGGACGAGAGGGCGAGGCACCTTCATCAGACGCCCAAGCTTCGAGAAGTCACTCTATAGGGCTTTTCGGGACCCCAACCTTCCAGTCGAAGCCGCGGGAGAGGGATATCCTGATCCGATCACTGGTGTCGGACCTATCCAGGCTTCAGCGGTGCTTGTCGATCCAGAACCGCCCCAGGCAACCCTCGATAAACTACGGCTTCGCAAGGTCCAGGACGTCATCGAGCTGCGGCGCCTGACTTCCGTTGGTGGAAAGCCCGAGCTGAGCGAGCGCATCTGGCTCCCACGGAAGCGCTTTCATGGACTGCTGGAGCTCGGGGAGGGATCCCTGAACGGCCTGCTTTACCCAATCTACGAGGCCAGCTGCAGCCAATTGGTTGCCTCTGTCGTCGAAACGCTTTCCATCGACAGCGCGACTGAGGCCGATGGCGTCACGGGCGCCCGACCAGGCGAGCCAATGGTGGTGTTGACGCGCATCGCTTACGACTATGCCGGCGAGCCGATGGAATACCGGGCCGCGCGCGGCGCCGCCGGCGCCTTCACCTTCAGCGTCGAAATTCGCTGA
- a CDS encoding conserved hypothetical protein (Evidence 4 : Unknown function but conserved in other organisms), which produces MHLAIIGSAGRRDDADRMTPDLYAEMCAEARVMVRDVGATRLISGGAAFADHVAVTLFLEDVVTELQLHLPAPWQGSAYADRGDGRTANFYHEAFSRACGIDSLAELSRATEKGAMTATYRGFKERNTRVAASDAILAFTFGAGGDHRFWPGETLALRAGLKPGGTADTWNKALLAKFKRHVDLGQLEHRLTTALRP; this is translated from the coding sequence ATGCATCTCGCTATCATTGGCTCAGCTGGTCGGCGCGACGATGCCGATCGAATGACCCCGGACTTGTACGCGGAGATGTGCGCCGAGGCGCGCGTCATGGTGCGCGACGTTGGGGCGACCAGGCTGATCTCGGGAGGCGCCGCTTTCGCGGACCACGTCGCCGTGACGCTCTTCCTTGAGGATGTGGTGACAGAGCTCCAGCTGCATCTGCCCGCGCCCTGGCAGGGAAGTGCCTATGCCGATCGTGGCGACGGTCGCACCGCGAACTTCTACCACGAGGCATTTAGCAGGGCCTGTGGGATCGACAGCCTCGCGGAGCTTTCGCGTGCCACCGAGAAGGGCGCGATGACCGCGACCTATCGCGGGTTCAAGGAACGCAACACACGGGTGGCTGCCTCCGATGCGATCCTTGCCTTCACTTTCGGCGCGGGTGGCGATCACCGTTTCTGGCCCGGGGAAACGCTTGCCCTTCGAGCGGGACTGAAACCAGGCGGCACGGCCGATACCTGGAACAAGGCCTTGCTTGCCAAATTCAAGCGCCATGTGGACCTGGGTCAGCTCGAACACCGTCTGACGACGGCTCTACGACCTTAG
- a CDS encoding SLT domain-containing protein, whose amino-acid sequence MKFSRIMLTAIAGLSLAGCAQTRVQTAAVAEPAPQAVKASSNTVGKVARTPVHDLVTKVAERKQVPVALAHAIVRQESNYNPSAVGRGGPLGLTQIKCQTARGLGFKGDCSQLKDAETNLVWGLEHLHRAIRRGGASCKGVALHQMGLYATPRCTAYGSEVMTIAANFSRTGVASK is encoded by the coding sequence ATGAAATTTTCACGCATCATGCTCACGGCGATCGCTGGCCTGTCTCTCGCAGGCTGCGCGCAGACCCGTGTCCAGACCGCAGCCGTTGCGGAGCCGGCTCCCCAGGCCGTCAAGGCCAGCAGCAACACGGTCGGCAAAGTCGCCCGCACGCCGGTCCACGACCTCGTTACCAAGGTCGCTGAGCGCAAGCAGGTTCCTGTTGCGCTGGCTCATGCCATCGTTCGCCAGGAGAGCAACTACAACCCGTCCGCCGTCGGACGCGGTGGTCCGCTCGGCCTCACCCAGATCAAATGCCAGACGGCGCGTGGTCTCGGCTTCAAGGGCGATTGCTCCCAACTGAAGGATGCCGAGACCAACCTGGTCTGGGGCCTGGAGCATCTCCACCGCGCGATCCGCCGCGGTGGCGCCTCCTGCAAGGGCGTTGCGCTGCACCAGATGGGGCTCTACGCCACGCCCCGCTGCACCGCTTATGGCAGCGAGGTCATGACGATCGCAGCGAACTTCTCGCGGACAGGTGTCGCTTCGAAGTGA
- a CDS encoding conserved hypothetical protein (Evidence 4 : Unknown function but conserved in other organisms) — protein sequence MLAMLGRLIFSVLVVAGLITGVVLFSFPREEVKPASLSPENAFLKSIRTALAERGQSREVYIDLTEKVRPHFEAKSLEAMIEDIRAVAAATGEISSVPLNPDGIANLLRSGQEVALGFNRSQIRALAGTSEGLASEDRMLIRLRGGSYSHPRVEFASLRDTRVYP from the coding sequence ATGCTCGCCATGCTCGGACGCCTCATCTTTTCCGTCCTCGTTGTCGCGGGGCTCATCACTGGTGTGGTGCTGTTCTCGTTTCCGCGAGAGGAGGTCAAGCCGGCTTCGCTCTCTCCCGAGAACGCCTTCCTCAAGTCGATCCGGACGGCGCTTGCTGAGCGGGGGCAGTCGCGGGAGGTCTATATCGACCTGACCGAGAAGGTGCGGCCGCATTTCGAAGCGAAGTCGCTTGAGGCGATGATTGAGGACATCCGCGCCGTGGCGGCAGCAACCGGCGAGATCAGCTCAGTCCCGCTCAACCCGGATGGCATCGCCAATCTGCTTCGCAGTGGTCAGGAGGTCGCTCTAGGCTTCAACCGATCGCAAATACGCGCGCTCGCCGGAACGTCCGAGGGTCTCGCGAGCGAGGATCGCATGCTCATCCGCCTTCGCGGAGGGAGCTACTCACACCCGCGGGTGGAGTTCGCTTCCCTCCGCGATACCCGTGTTTATCCCTGA
- a CDS encoding conserved membrane hypothetical protein (Evidence 4 : Unknown function but conserved in other organisms) — protein sequence MTDIDRAPPSRVRTLLTRAVMALGVLGFAAYLIDDLYGLSKLGDKVMEIVGNVLAALFLLTVVKLLCEMYWPWIRLKLIWMVTLAGVWAWWRIGGY from the coding sequence ATGACTGATATCGATCGCGCTCCGCCGAGCCGCGTCCGCACGCTTCTGACCCGGGCCGTGATGGCTCTGGGTGTTCTCGGCTTTGCCGCCTATCTGATCGACGACCTCTACGGTCTCAGCAAGCTTGGCGACAAGGTCATGGAGATTGTCGGGAACGTCCTCGCGGCCTTGTTCCTCCTTACGGTGGTCAAGCTCCTGTGCGAGATGTATTGGCCCTGGATTCGCCTCAAGCTGATCTGGATGGTGACTCTCGCCGGTGTCTGGGCCTGGTGGCGGATTGGCGGCTACTGA
- a CDS encoding YkuD domain-containing protein produces MLTLLLLAAILMFALAQPASAQLVYAYDGPGRPGSIVINTRERLLYFVRADGEAHIWPIAVGREGRQWFGRTRVINKAKNPPWRPTESMRAENPRLPAYVAPGPGNPLGIRAIYLAEGALRIHGTNAPGSIGRAASSGCFRMHNAHVTQLYELVSAGASVEVR; encoded by the coding sequence ATGCTCACGCTTCTGCTTCTCGCCGCAATCCTTATGTTCGCGCTCGCCCAGCCGGCGTCCGCGCAGCTGGTCTATGCCTATGACGGGCCCGGTCGGCCCGGGTCGATCGTCATCAACACCCGCGAACGGCTGCTCTACTTCGTTCGGGCGGATGGTGAGGCCCACATCTGGCCGATCGCCGTCGGGCGCGAGGGGCGCCAATGGTTCGGCCGCACTCGTGTCATCAACAAGGCGAAGAACCCACCGTGGCGGCCGACGGAATCGATGCGGGCCGAGAACCCGCGGCTACCGGCTTATGTCGCCCCTGGGCCCGGCAACCCTCTTGGCATCAGAGCAATCTATCTCGCCGAGGGCGCTCTCCGCATCCACGGCACAAACGCACCGGGATCAATCGGTCGAGCGGCCTCCAGCGGCTGCTTCCGGATGCACAATGCCCATGTCACCCAGCTCTACGAGCTCGTGAGCGCCGGCGCCTCGGTCGAAGTTCGATAG
- a CDS encoding conserved hypothetical protein (Evidence 4 : Unknown function but conserved in other organisms) yields MPHPELHRLPDGAIYRMITDRVQFEDRIQLEFSDPIRCLRVEDGVLQQGRGDVIPHEEFNADAFRCTDEGIPVLPVDTPVSWQLEALREAAKTIQPAPELGAHFADIAAMRQRMPALEEMDPQTRNDALTYDALMLDVKDTRVPQKYIGEVTSRAPEKAELDPVLQRIDRETRVAPEEWQRLIDMPRYQTEPLRAIARAMLAPVLGNAADLEDMRLLRMMPNEVERSAALKRWVRNSDESRELAPFSHPSFPGYVTGVPLFAEKDGVGIVFFDDHHASYAYAFATDPELKLELKDDEPPAPRFF; encoded by the coding sequence ATGCCGCATCCCGAGCTCCACCGTCTGCCGGATGGCGCGATCTACCGCATGATCACCGACCGCGTGCAGTTCGAGGACCGCATCCAGCTGGAGTTCTCGGATCCGATCCGCTGCCTTCGCGTCGAAGACGGTGTACTGCAGCAGGGCCGCGGTGACGTGATCCCCCACGAGGAGTTCAATGCCGATGCCTTCCGGTGCACCGATGAGGGTATTCCTGTGCTTCCGGTCGACACGCCGGTCTCCTGGCAGCTCGAAGCGCTCCGCGAGGCAGCAAAAACCATCCAGCCTGCGCCGGAGCTTGGCGCCCACTTCGCCGATATCGCGGCAATGCGGCAGCGGATGCCTGCGCTCGAAGAGATGGACCCACAGACGCGCAACGATGCGCTGACCTATGATGCGCTCATGCTCGATGTGAAGGACACGCGCGTCCCACAGAAGTACATCGGGGAGGTAACCTCTCGGGCTCCCGAGAAGGCGGAGCTTGATCCGGTGCTCCAGCGTATCGACCGCGAGACGCGCGTTGCGCCCGAGGAATGGCAGCGGCTCATCGACATGCCCCGGTATCAGACCGAGCCACTGCGGGCGATTGCGCGGGCAATGCTCGCTCCTGTTCTCGGGAATGCCGCAGACCTGGAAGACATGAGACTCCTGAGAATGATGCCGAACGAGGTCGAGCGATCGGCTGCCTTGAAGCGTTGGGTCCGCAACTCGGATGAGAGCCGTGAGCTTGCGCCCTTCAGCCATCCGAGCTTTCCCGGTTATGTGACCGGAGTTCCGTTGTTCGCCGAGAAGGATGGTGTCGGCATCGTCTTTTTCGACGATCATCACGCTTCATACGCCTATGCGTTCGCGACCGACCCGGAGCTCAAGCTCGAACTCAAGGATGACGAGCCGCCGGCGCCGCGCTTCTTCTGA
- a CDS encoding conserved hypothetical protein (Evidence 4 : Unknown function but conserved in other organisms) yields MDLDLPGTLQEANEIVRSVRPDLQIDTVCILVQTAAAGLLGFGPKDVRVGALYWPTGFPDDFDLAIRGGWGLAGVNHDRGEFYLDPSLMDDDGGYNGHAWIESEPGHALDVMYGWDGPENEMDEELKTVRRYLRREDLERQVKRFWRADIERVFTVATSRPGPVPSFGR; encoded by the coding sequence ATGGACCTCGATCTGCCAGGGACGCTGCAGGAGGCAAACGAGATCGTTCGCTCCGTTAGGCCAGATCTGCAGATCGATACCGTCTGCATTCTCGTTCAGACGGCCGCAGCCGGCCTCCTGGGATTCGGGCCAAAGGATGTGCGCGTCGGCGCCCTGTATTGGCCCACAGGCTTCCCAGACGATTTCGACTTGGCGATCCGCGGCGGCTGGGGACTGGCCGGCGTCAATCACGATCGGGGCGAGTTCTACCTCGACCCGTCCCTCATGGACGACGATGGCGGCTATAACGGGCACGCCTGGATCGAGAGCGAGCCCGGTCATGCGCTCGACGTGATGTATGGTTGGGACGGCCCCGAGAACGAGATGGACGAGGAGCTCAAAACCGTGCGGCGCTATCTCAGGCGCGAGGATCTCGAACGCCAAGTGAAGCGCTTCTGGCGAGCGGACATCGAGCGGGTCTTTACCGTCGCTACGTCTCGACCGGGGCCGGTGCCGAGCTTCGGCCGCTAG
- a CDS encoding conserved hypothetical protein (Evidence 4 : Unknown function but conserved in other organisms), which yields MEWDQLDSKTWHRPMTAMTVETFLSGETGSAFINQDGGKFWLSIPDQAGQSPFETLAAAQVAGDRLMAELDAKQASEIARNEGLDEDWSFQLDRDLPTFVSAAGFELTRMKRGEWAVFEGDEEILKAPTAADAASQLAARNSFAPSI from the coding sequence ATGGAATGGGATCAACTGGATTCGAAGACTTGGCACCGCCCGATGACGGCGATGACAGTCGAAACGTTCCTCTCGGGCGAAACCGGCTCCGCCTTCATCAATCAGGACGGCGGGAAGTTTTGGCTCTCGATTCCCGACCAGGCCGGCCAGTCGCCCTTCGAGACCCTCGCGGCCGCACAAGTTGCTGGCGATCGCCTCATGGCAGAGCTCGATGCCAAGCAGGCCTCCGAAATCGCCCGCAATGAAGGCCTCGACGAAGACTGGTCCTTCCAGCTCGATCGCGATCTGCCGACGTTCGTCTCCGCCGCCGGCTTCGAGCTGACGCGCATGAAGCGCGGCGAGTGGGCTGTCTTCGAAGGAGATGAGGAGATCCTGAAGGCGCCGACGGCCGCAGACGCAGCCTCTCAGCTCGCGGCTCGGAATTCCTTCGCACCGTCGATCTAG
- a CDS encoding hypothetical protein (Evidence 5 : Unknown function): MARGFYRGHQGSIHLSTVRVRWIEIQGLAPPPELCSLSVLSQRHEGDCDMAHNAALMAKSLRDGKELPKLSFQSVFSGDYRDVFRFYRGRSARRD; encoded by the coding sequence TTGGCCCGCGGATTCTATCGCGGGCATCAAGGATCGATTCACCTATCCACAGTGCGCGTCCGTTGGATCGAGATCCAGGGGCTTGCTCCGCCGCCCGAATTATGTTCCTTATCTGTTCTATCGCAACGCCATGAAGGAGACTGTGACATGGCCCACAACGCAGCCCTGATGGCGAAATCGCTCCGAGACGGCAAAGAGCTCCCGAAGCTCTCGTTTCAGTCCGTATTCTCTGGAGATTACCGCGATGTTTTCCGATTTTACCGGGGCCGAAGCGCCCGCCGAGACTGA
- a CDS encoding conserved hypothetical protein (Evidence 4 : Unknown function but conserved in other organisms), with translation MFSDFTGAEAPAETDQARDPWTTDPILAGSMLAQADVAARDELIAFFAAASAIPRPQGQSQPFMVAA, from the coding sequence ATGTTTTCCGATTTTACCGGGGCCGAAGCGCCCGCCGAGACTGACCAAGCCCGCGACCCTTGGACGACCGATCCAATTCTGGCGGGATCGATGTTGGCGCAGGCTGACGTCGCCGCGCGAGACGAGCTGATAGCGTTTTTCGCAGCGGCCTCAGCTATCCCCAGGCCACAAGGTCAATCGCAGCCATTCATGGTTGCGGCCTGA
- a CDS encoding HTH marR-type domain-containing protein has product MSGSDRRGKGHWADVAVASHRALRHFDDFIHPLLKQAGLGNMAVANVIFLLSLDKGPKRVVDLIKDENIAGSNVSYAIASLVECELAVRESDPKDKRVRVVTLTERGQSLAASIRRATSGDAGQIGAALKGVTHFENHCSTGMRRLAHAAG; this is encoded by the coding sequence ATGAGCGGATCAGATCGTCGCGGGAAAGGGCATTGGGCCGATGTGGCCGTCGCTTCACACCGCGCGCTCCGCCACTTCGACGATTTCATCCATCCGCTGCTCAAGCAGGCAGGACTCGGCAACATGGCCGTGGCCAACGTCATTTTCCTGCTCAGCCTCGACAAGGGCCCGAAAAGGGTCGTCGACCTGATCAAGGACGAGAATATCGCCGGTTCGAACGTCTCCTACGCGATCGCGTCGCTCGTGGAGTGCGAGCTCGCTGTGCGCGAATCCGATCCCAAGGACAAGCGCGTCCGCGTCGTGACCCTGACCGAGCGCGGGCAGAGCCTGGCGGCCTCAATCCGCCGCGCGACGAGTGGCGACGCCGGTCAGATCGGCGCCGCGCTCAAGGGCGTCACGCATTTCGAGAACCACTGCTCGACAGGCATGCGCCGCCTAGCGCATGCCGCCGGGTAG